Proteins encoded in a region of the Anopheles ziemanni chromosome 2, idAnoZiCoDA_A2_x.2, whole genome shotgun sequence genome:
- the LOC131294580 gene encoding NPC intracellular cholesterol transporter 2-like, producing MALLKLIAVIGMVLLATNNSFVLGAGVATRACSDNRPRPTEVRVEGCTVPPCDLVRGSDANMDMDFMAPFAATSLHTRVVATALGVTAPFDLPADRAAACNWLLNAECPVSAGEDITYRLSMPVLLIYPRVSLSIEIDLVDPSGQSLACFILDARVVSSRRV from the coding sequence atGGCTCTGTTGAAGTTGATTGCCGTGATTGGTATGGTGCTACTGGCTACCAACAACAGTTTCGTCCTTGGCGCAGGAGTTGCTACGCGGGCCTGCTCTGACAATCGTCCCAGGCCAACCGAGGTACGCGTTGAGGGCTGCACCGTTCCACCGTGCGATTTGGTGCGCGGCTCGGACGCCAACATGGACATGGACTTTATGGCACCGTTTGCGGCGACCAGTCTGCACACGAGAGTAGTGGCAACCGCGCTTGGAGTCACGGCTCCCTTCGACCTTCCGGCAGATCGCGCTGCGGCCTGCAACTGGCTCCTGAACGCCGAGTGCCCCGTTAGCGCCGGCGAGGACATTACCTACCGCTTGAGCATGCCTGTTCTATTGATTTACCCCCGTGTGAGCCTTTCCATCGAAATCGATCTGGTGGACCCTAGCGGCCAATCGTTGGCGTGCTTCATCCTCGACGCACGTGTCGTTTCCTCTCGTCGCGTCTAA